tttctttcagtatCCTGAGGGGGCGGGTGGTGGAgatgctctctctttagccagctaaagacaaaatggaggggtttcccaggggtttaaatagactctctcttgttggtggagaccccctcctcactcctatgcaaagttcagctccaagatggagtttaggagtcacttgggcaagtcacatgttcatgcatgactcacagttttaacaagtagcatccattgtttacatgctaccttgaacatcctcaagtaaacttcttatgtggatttgagcattccaagatccattgtcttttaagtgtttcttgattaggtacttaatttcaacattcctttctccaggaactgatcaAATGCTCttctaaggttatttagaaatcaagccagtacacagccaaccttcataacattcataactttgaatacaaaaatgatacatgcatacaaataggattaatacattcagtagataaTAACTTTTGAGGTattttacatggcatatgtaacataaaacacattctaagcatatttccataaatccTTATGGGAGATACCGTCACAAAGACCGTTTACTCAGAAAGCAAAATTGACCTATATCTTGTTACCTAAATAGGTGAGTACCCATGTGTAAGCAGGCACGGACTCatccctgtggcgcctcctgctggtcgtccagggaattagctcaccagcctcctgagcaccctctgcaggccaggtgtcccgcCTATctttggcccccatgtccctcctggaccccggtgcccttggcttaggtgctgcccctctggcagtaccccactctctctctgggtctccccacccaggggaacccccacctcctatcccaaTGTCGCCTCAgttatggctactgccagtcaccatctagcccccgcgccctggggcagactgcagtctatcagccaatcatcaccggcaacaaggggtttggactgactgcctttacccaccctcaggttgcccctctgcaacccaAGTACCTATATGGACctgggaccaggccctgcagcctggggagttgctggtctagggcttcccagccctccaaggcctttccccagccctgccttactctaggtccccagtgagctccctgcagccaggcatgtctctctctcctgtcagagggagactcctcagCTCTGGCTACcttggccttcttataaggctgagtggcttagtttggggcatggccccagctgcagccacttccccaatcagcagGGGGTTTGCCCCTTTACACAGACCCaaccctctgcagggcttttccaaccccttcagggctggagcaggtgatCACCCCGCTACACCATACCTATGTCTATGACCTATTATTTAGACCAATAGACAACGAAAAATGGCCTAGGGTTTTTTTCAAAGTTGTACCCGCAGACTTAACAAATACACCACAAGTGCGTAAATACCTGTCAtcaatacacacatacatattagcctatgcggtaagtgtaccctaacatttctgtgggtgaggaatgaaatttgggtataagaggaaggatttccggcatttgccctataaaagagaTGACCCACCTCAATAGAGTACTCCATTTTCTCACTCCAACTCCATTTCTCACTTTGCTCCATCTCCATTCTCACTTTACTCAATTCTCACTTACTtcctccactctctctctctattctatCTATCTACGATGACTACTACTATTAGTAGgctatacttgttcttcttaaactttaagtttcaaagGAACTAGGCCAAGCTTGGcttccctaagttttattctttgtttattaggttttgatttaagtttaagttagtcaagtaaaccctcGTCAGCTTTGATAGCTCttagcattttctaagcactgcatccctcactcaggaattgagaaacctgaactgcaaggctggtcctgtgtctcttaccaccaggttatcaaggaagggtgtgagtatgttaaccaaaactttgttgcatataatactatattagcATATGTATCTTTtcaatagcagtaatgcaattgtaactttgtaaccctgagtattttaccatttacttactattattgattttaataaaaagtctttacgACTATATCTGTTTCAGaatgagcttcctgtcatacccttGAGGGTCcttttgtaaattctgtggagcctgatttggGACAagacttttatcttctgatcaaacagattggcgagcctaaaaccCATCCTATTAATTGactgattaattaattaattaaaattaaattaataaattaaattcccatattatccaaagTAATATTATCAATACACCCTAATTCAGGCTACAGTATCatattttttccaactttttttctAAAGAGCTTTAGTGCTTACATGGTGTGCCGCAGATACTTGACATTTGGTTGTAGAATTATCCTGGGATCAGAAAGGTGCCTTTATTGTGCCTATTAAGATCCATTCAGATTTCACTGAACTATGAAATGAAATAATATCCCCAACATTCTAGCTAGTGGATTAGCTCTTGCTGCTATGCTagtcaacatttttttcccaaagacctgaaagaaaacataaaaccatcacttataaaatttgcaagtGGCACAAATTAAGGGACAGGGCACTGGTACAGAGGgatttggatcacttggtaagctgggcataagcaaacaatcgtacagctaaatataaatgtatggcTCTAGGAACAGAGAAGGTCAGCCACCATTACCGGATGAaggactctatcctgagaaggagtgactctgaaaaaagatttgggggttgtgagcggataatcaactgaacatgatcTCCAAGCGCAATCGTGTGGCTAAAATTGTGAATGCAATCCTTGAATGCATAAAAAGAGGAGAGGTTATTTTGTCTCTGTATTAGGCACCTCTGGTTGTAACCACttctggaattctgtgtccagtttgaGTGTCCACAAGTGAAGAAGGGCGCTCATCatttggagaggtttcagagaagagatataagaatgattaaaggatttgaaAGCATTCCTTATACTGATAGGCTCAAAGAGttaaatctatttagcttaataaagagaaggttaagaggtgacttgatacCAATTTATAAGTACATAggttaggaaaaatattttataatgggctcctcaatctagtagagaaaggtatcgcattatccaatggctggaaatagaggctagacaaattcagactctaAAGAAGGTGTATATTTTGAACAGTAATAGTAATTAACCACCAGAAAAAATTACCTAGGATTAtagtggattcttcatcattgacaattttaaatcaagacaggatttttttttttaagatactctctaagaattattttggggaagttctatggactgagttatacaggaggtcagactaaattatcacaatggtcccttctggccctggaatctgtgaatctatcaGCAGTGAACATGCTGTGAATCTGTCAGAAATGAGCATGCATTTTTTGGTGTGCTTCAGCATGCCAAACAGAACTGAACATCTGTATGGGATACATGCAAGATGTATCCTCTTCCTCTGGCTGAACCCAATGAAAATACCCTTTGGGCTAGGGCATTGTGAACTGGGCTGGGAAGCAGGAGCCCATAGATTGGAATCTAATGTCTTCTGCTGATTAGGGTGAATTATTTAGGGCTTTTATGTACTTCAGTATTAAGTGTTTCCTCATTCCCTCATGAGAGAATAGACCGTCTGAGAATAGAAATCAGATCTTTGATATGGCAGACCATTTCCCCAATATCTTGACCACACTGTCCCCCTGGAAATAATCTGCCTTTTGGGTGTTTAGCTTCATTACTGCAGAAATGATATTGCACCTGTATTATTAAccctaatattttttgttatttcttATTATAGAGTTAGCATGTAGGAGCCCAAATCAAGAactgggaccccattgtgtcAAGTTCTGCTCCACGCTCCAAATAATGTACAAtccaagtataaaacaagagagaaaTCACAGACTGATAggtggagcacaaggaaacaatgagacaatactgttTAGGTCTTGGGCTGGTATCTGTGAGTAGTGGATACATTAAGGAAAGCTAAAATCAAGTTGAAAATAATCTAATCTAAATATCCTAAAGGACATTTGGGCTACATTCTAAAAAGGACCAGCCTGTGTGGCATGTCTAAACCTGGCGATTGGTCATTGAGAAAGTATTCCCAAGTGCTCAGTCTTCACAGAAATCTTTGTGCCGAGTCTCACAGACAATCAGATGTTCTGTCTGAAAGGGACTTGTTGAAATCCTTCTGTTTCGAAAAGTTCCAGCCACCCAACCCACTGCTGAGCTGCTTCCACCCAGCACTGTCAATCAGCATGTATCTTACTGCCTGGGTATACCACTGTTTACAAACAGAAACAGTCAAATCCACTGCTGCAGCCACTAGGGAAGCTACCGGCTTTCCATCCTGTACAGGTGTGGGGCTGTGAAGGACACCCATGCTCAGTGCTATAGCTCTGAACCGTGCAGCCAGGGAGCCAGCACATCTGCTTAATTAACTGTCTTCAATTCTTAGGGGCAGCTGTTGAATGGGCACAGAACTACCGACATTTACGTATTACGAGAGATCTAGTGAAAGGATGCACAGGAAGATAACTGGGCTGACTTGACCCGGTCTCAGTGAATGAGAAATGCCCGTCATTCTACAATCACAGCTTTTGTTTACCCTGCTTTGTGAATGAAAATCAagactgttttttttctgtgcagGATTCACCCGGTCTGATCCCAAAAACATCAAAGAATGTTTAAAGGCTGGGGGCATCTGCTTCCCTTTTGGATGTCCTTTTAGCAAACGGATTGGACGCTGCAGCCCTGGGGTCCGTTGCTGTAAAAAAAAGGTACGTTTGGGATTCTACACGGCAGACATTACTGTGTAAACAGAATATTTGTGTCTCTCTTCTATAGCTGCTCTTTAATGACCTTGGAGCTCAGCACACACGGCACCACCATGGGACAAAGGAAACTTTTGTGCTGTCCTGATTCTGGACTATCTGGGAATGATATGTTAGAATAACCTTACAGCTGCTCTACCCAAGCTGCCTATGGCAAGTCTGTGGTCTGGAGTAACCCAGAGTCTCCAACGTGCTCAGAGCTACAGACATTGCCCCTCTGAGCACCACTCCAGGACAGTGCTTGTAAGGAGGGCAGCACAGGGATAATTATGTGAGTCACGCATTGTTCAGGTATTGCAGTTACTCTCCCCCAAACCCTTTTAAAGCCCCTTTATGTTGATAGAATGGCATAATAAAAACAGGGTCTGTGGCCAGACTCATCCCTATTTCTACACTGTTGCTTCATTTTAGAATATGCAAAACAACAAGGAATGACAAAAGTAAAGTCCCCAGGAGAGAGCATGAGGGATGTGTCTCCTTGGTATCATTGGGCAGCACCTTTGATTCCAAAATGTCTGCTCTTGCTGATTTAATGCGTAGTTTACCCAAGCAACATGTTGGTTTCTGATTTACGCTTAGGTCTCCTTTCTGGATATCGGTTCTGGATATGAAAGGCCTGCTGTCCTCAGACTCAGGGGAGTTGGTGGGATCTGTTGTGAGTCtctctggtgagagagagagtacaGGGACGAGCAGGAAGCTGATCTTGACAAAAagaaatggtttaaaaacaaagccTACAAAAGCAAACTGGGAAGAGCTCAGAGAAGAGAATTCAGGAACCCTACATGACCACAGCTGAGGGGAAGAAATGTTCACTCAGCCACAGAGGAAGCCCAGagagttttgtgggttttttttaacttttttttgacTCTCCTTTGCCCCAGATGGTTCAGATGGGGGCTAAACAAACCATccaactggggaaactgagtcgcTATCGAAGTCTGATCATGAGAAGATCAGCGTGGAGATAACCATGATTTTGTCATAGTATAAGAGGTTTTTTTTCAAATGACTCCGCTCAAAAAAGGCAGAACATTGAAACTCAGTTTGTGGCTGGGTCCTCACTGCAGAGCCCATTCAGAATGACACAGTGTGGAAAAGTGGAAATGAACAAAAGGTTGAATATGTGAGAATTGCAGATCCAGCAGGTGCCGTGCAGCATTCCTCGAGCTGTGTAACACAATATCTGggtccagatcctgcaaactTGAGGAACTATATTGAGCATAATGTTGCTACTGTGTGTGGTTGTGGGATGGAGGTGCTTTTGAGCACATATGTGATGGCTGCCTTGCCTTCTTGGCCAGTACAAAATGGTTTGAACCAGAGCCTTCCAGAGCTAAACTCACAAGTGTCTTCAGCTTGAACAAAAAAGCCAGCCTCTGGTTGGCGGCAGTAATAAACTCACAGCCTCCTCCAAGGGGAATGCATAACACACAATGACCAGTGGGTCACACAGGTATATTATCAGATCTGCTCACTCTTCAAAATTATACAGTAAGCACCAGTGCACTTTAAGGATTTATGCTAAGTTCAGTGCTTCAGGTAACTCACCAAATACTCAGAGACATTGCATTTCTCCTTTTAGAAATCCAGAGCAATTACAAACCTTGGTGACTTCAACGCTAGCATTGCTCAGAATCTCTTTGTGCTAGTTTAAACATGACGTTTCGAGAGTAAAGTTAACTGGGTCACATTGCTTATCGGTAACACATATTATCCCTCTTCTTATTACCCGCTGGATCTCCCCTTAAACTGCGCAGGATGCCCAGCATGCTTTAGTTAACGTTGCAGCAGAGACAGGACCCcgagaaggtgttgggaggagtgAGAGACTTTCCCAgacagtctgagtttgtctacacatcaaacactacagtggcactgctgcagctgcgccgAAGCACGTCAGTGAAGAGGCTAGCTATTGCTACCAGGGGGAGTCTCCCATCTGTGTAGGTGCTCCACACCCATGAGATGTGGTAGCTAGGataatgggagaattctcccatcaatcTAGCGCCCTCTAAACTGGGTGGAGTGGTTATGTCGGTCTAATCGCGTCATTCaaggttgtggatttttcacaccctgagcaatgtagttatattgATATCATTTCCTACTGTGGACCAAGCCTAAAACACCAGAGAGGCAGCTTGAGGGCAGGGGATGTGAAACTCggctctccctggcagcagctgctctcctgGCTGGTTCGCTGAGCATGTGCAGAGATCATCGCCAGGCGGGACTCCTAGCACAGAACTGCCTCCAAAACAGGGTCTGGCTTTAAACTTACGTGAGGTGGGAGTTTCTGGGCATTCTTTAAGAATAATGTATTGATCAGGCGGATGAAGCAGTATCACCTCTGAATGGCTGAGAAGGCAGATGAAGGCTGCAACGTAGGAGAAACCCCCGATCGTCTTGGACCTCCTTGGCACCGGACACAGGTGCCGCTTCCACCAAGATTTGTGTGGCTGCTGATGCTCAACGGTTACCCCTACATTAAACTACTCATGCACAAAAgaacttttcatagaatcatagaatatcagggttggaaggaacctcaggaggtcatctagtccaaccccctgctcaaagcaggacctaatccccaactaaatcatcccagccagggcttttgtcaagcttgaccttaaaaacctctaaggaaggagattacaccacctcccttggtaacccattctagcgcttcaccaccctcctagtgaaaaagtttttcctaatatccaacctaaacctctcctactgtaacttaagaccattactccttgttctgtcaccactgagaacagtctagatccatcctctttggaaccctgtAGCGGGGtagtcaccctgctcctgcctgaaggggataaagcag
The nucleotide sequence above comes from Trachemys scripta elegans isolate TJP31775 chromosome 3, CAS_Tse_1.0, whole genome shotgun sequence. Encoded proteins:
- the LOC117874065 gene encoding beta-defensin 4A-like, which codes for MKILYLLFAVFFLVLQSFPGFTRSDPKNIKECLKAGGICFPFGCPFSKRIGRCSPGVRCCKKKVSFLDIGSGYERPAVLRLRGVGGICCESLW